Proteins from one Nitrobacteraceae bacterium AZCC 2146 genomic window:
- a CDS encoding nitroreductase (product_source=COG0778; cath_funfam=3.40.109.10; cog=COG0778; pfam=PF00881; superfamily=55469), with protein MDMKTDTAPIDILENLLSSRFSCRAYKPEQVPRATIERVLSAAQKTASWCNSQPWQVTITSGEATTKFRDVLYPVAAAGTPNSGDFPFPREYRGVYLDRRRESGFQLYNTLGIVRGDKAGYAKQALENFNFFGAPHVAIITTDEALGVYGAVDCGGYVNNFMLAAQALGLATVPQAALAFHSAVVRQHFGLGDDRRVVCGISFGFPDREHKVNSYRTTRAQLPDVATFVE; from the coding sequence ATGGATATGAAAACAGACACCGCGCCGATCGACATCCTCGAAAACCTGCTGTCTTCGCGGTTTTCCTGCCGCGCCTACAAGCCCGAGCAGGTGCCACGCGCTACCATCGAGCGCGTGCTTAGCGCGGCGCAAAAAACCGCGTCGTGGTGCAACAGCCAGCCTTGGCAAGTGACGATCACGTCGGGCGAAGCAACGACGAAATTCCGCGATGTGCTGTATCCTGTGGCTGCGGCCGGCACGCCGAATTCAGGCGACTTTCCGTTTCCGCGCGAATACCGCGGCGTCTATCTCGACCGCCGCCGCGAAAGCGGTTTTCAGCTCTACAACACCCTGGGCATCGTTCGCGGCGACAAGGCCGGCTATGCCAAGCAGGCACTGGAGAATTTCAATTTCTTCGGCGCGCCGCATGTGGCGATCATCACCACCGACGAGGCGCTTGGCGTCTATGGCGCCGTGGACTGCGGCGGCTACGTCAACAATTTCATGCTGGCGGCACAGGCGCTCGGCCTCGCCACGGTACCGCAGGCGGCGCTGGCATTTCATTCGGCCGTCGTGCGCCAGCATTTTGGCCTTGGCGACGACCGTCGTGTGGTCTGCGGCATCTCGTTCGGATTTCCGGATCGCGAGCACAAGGTCAACAGCTACCGCACCACCCGCGCGCAGCTGCCAGACGTCGCGACGTTTGTGGAGTAA